Proteins from a genomic interval of Bradyrhizobium sp. CCGB01:
- a CDS encoding GAF domain-containing protein, with translation MNGPMSRHHAARVEAAIASGQAARSALVASWRRSSRLHHLDPAGRAAPMRLTEAELRQARERIAPLLAAAQGAMDRLYQAVGASGCCVLLADGEGVPVDRRGTPADDATFQSWGLWTGALWSEEHEGTNGIGTCVVEQRPLTIDRDQHFFTRNTLLSCTAVPIYDHEAAFAGVLDVSSCRADRTDAFSSLIALAAGEAARRIEADLFRRAFAHARIVLTQGADGHSIGLVAVDADDLVIGATRSARAGLGIAPGRALQPVPAADLLGGEPARDHLAGGQRAVLQRALLRAGGNVSAAAKALGVSRATLHRKLKRFELKH, from the coding sequence ATGAATGGGCCAATGTCCCGGCATCACGCGGCCCGTGTCGAGGCCGCCATCGCGTCAGGCCAGGCGGCACGGTCCGCGCTCGTGGCCTCGTGGCGCCGTTCCTCCAGATTGCATCATCTCGATCCCGCCGGCCGCGCCGCGCCGATGCGGCTGACCGAAGCCGAGCTGCGTCAGGCCCGGGAGCGCATTGCGCCGCTGCTGGCCGCCGCACAAGGCGCGATGGACCGGCTCTATCAGGCGGTCGGCGCGAGCGGCTGCTGCGTGCTGCTCGCCGACGGCGAGGGCGTGCCGGTCGACCGCCGTGGCACACCGGCGGACGATGCGACGTTCCAATCCTGGGGCCTGTGGACCGGCGCGCTCTGGAGCGAGGAGCATGAGGGAACCAACGGCATCGGCACCTGCGTCGTCGAGCAGCGGCCGCTGACGATCGACCGCGACCAGCATTTCTTCACCCGCAACACGCTCCTGAGCTGCACCGCGGTCCCGATCTACGACCACGAGGCGGCCTTTGCCGGCGTGCTCGACGTCTCCTCCTGCCGCGCCGACCGCACCGATGCGTTCTCCAGCCTGATCGCGCTGGCGGCAGGTGAGGCGGCGCGGCGCATCGAGGCTGATCTGTTTCGCCGCGCCTTCGCCCATGCCCGCATCGTGCTGACGCAAGGCGCAGACGGCCACTCCATCGGCCTCGTCGCGGTCGACGCGGATGATCTCGTGATCGGCGCGACCCGGTCCGCGCGGGCGGGGCTTGGGATCGCGCCCGGCCGTGCTTTGCAGCCGGTGCCCGCGGCCGACTTGCTCGGCGGCGAACCCGCGCGTGACCATCTTGCCGGCGGCCAGCGCGCGGTGTTGCAGCGGGCGCTGCTGCGCGCGGGCGGCAATGTTTCGGCCGCCGCCAAGGCCCTCGGCGTCAGCCGCGCCACGCTGCATCGGAAGCTGAAGCGGTTCGAGCTGAAGCACTGA
- a CDS encoding MBL fold metallo-hydrolase, producing the protein MTDLNRRDLLAGAAAIGAAAVTGLGPTTANASVPPSGTQAPGFYRYKVGSYECTSINDGARTFPMPDKFVVNAPKEEALAAGEAAYMPKGMVTVPFNPQLINTGSKLVLIDTGNGVANLEPSKGAVGRTLQNLAAAGVDPKSIDIVLLSHLHPDHTNGIRLADGALAFPNAEIMVPGKDWEFWTSEDNTAKAESNPMMKNYFANVKKTFAGLESKVTKYEWGKEVAPGITSIATPGHTPGHTSFAVASGDAKVLIQSDVTNIPEFFLRNPDWHVMFDTDAAMAQATRHKFYDMAAAEKATVIGFHFTFPSVGHVERDGAKYRLIPSAWNPTI; encoded by the coding sequence ATGACTGATCTGAATCGCCGCGACCTGCTCGCGGGCGCGGCCGCTATTGGGGCGGCGGCCGTAACCGGGCTTGGACCGACCACTGCCAATGCCTCCGTGCCGCCAAGCGGGACGCAGGCGCCGGGCTTCTACCGCTACAAGGTCGGCAGCTACGAGTGCACCTCGATCAACGACGGCGCGCGCACCTTCCCGATGCCGGACAAGTTCGTCGTCAACGCGCCGAAGGAGGAAGCACTGGCCGCGGGCGAGGCGGCCTACATGCCGAAGGGCATGGTCACGGTGCCGTTCAATCCGCAGCTCATCAACACCGGCTCCAAGCTCGTGCTGATCGATACCGGCAACGGCGTCGCCAATCTCGAACCGAGCAAGGGCGCGGTCGGTCGCACACTGCAAAACCTTGCCGCCGCCGGCGTCGATCCCAAGAGCATCGACATCGTGCTGCTCTCGCATCTGCACCCTGATCACACCAACGGCATCCGTTTGGCCGACGGGGCGCTCGCGTTCCCGAATGCGGAGATCATGGTGCCGGGCAAGGACTGGGAGTTCTGGACCAGCGAGGACAACACGGCCAAGGCCGAGTCCAACCCGATGATGAAGAACTACTTCGCCAACGTGAAGAAGACCTTTGCCGGCCTTGAATCCAAGGTCACAAAGTATGAGTGGGGCAAGGAGGTTGCGCCGGGCATCACCTCGATCGCGACGCCCGGCCACACGCCCGGCCACACCTCGTTCGCGGTTGCCTCGGGTGATGCCAAGGTGCTGATCCAGTCGGACGTCACCAACATTCCGGAATTCTTCCTGCGCAATCCGGACTGGCACGTCATGTTCGACACCGACGCGGCGATGGCGCAGGCGACGCGCCACAAGTTCTACGACATGGCGGCGGCCGAGAAGGCGACCGTGATCGGCTTCCACTTCACCTTCCCATCGGTCGGCCACGTCGAAAGGGACGGCGCGAAGTATCGCCTGATCCCGTCGGCGTGGAATCCGACGATCTGA
- a CDS encoding septum formation initiator family protein yields the protein MVSRARLKSILTGLALYAMAVAIVGYFGVNAYTGKYGLNARQELDQEIIALTSELAQLKRERARSEQRVSLLRTSRIDPDMLDERARYQLDYVNPHDLVRMIPAK from the coding sequence ATGGTCTCGCGCGCACGCCTGAAATCGATCCTGACCGGCCTTGCCCTCTACGCGATGGCGGTCGCTATCGTCGGCTATTTCGGCGTCAACGCCTACACTGGCAAATACGGCCTCAACGCGCGCCAGGAACTCGACCAGGAGATCATCGCGCTGACCAGCGAACTCGCCCAGCTCAAGCGCGAACGTGCGCGGAGCGAGCAGCGCGTCTCGCTGCTGCGCACCTCGCGGATCGATCCGGACATGCTGGACGAGCGGGCGCGCTACCAGCTCGACTATGTCAATCCGCATGATCTCGTTCGGATGATCCCGGCGAAATAG
- a CDS encoding NADPH-dependent FMN reductase has product MAYNIVVIAGSLRKDSFSLKIANALAKLAPASLKLEVVTLGGISFFNQDLEGAPPADWLAFREKLQKSDGVIFVTPEYNRAIPGVLKNAIDVASRPYGKSSFNGKPVGIVSNSPGPLGGVSAAKTLQNILPGIAGPIMQQPEIYLNAVGDAFDAEGTLTKESLKPVLQAYIDAFAAHVAKHHG; this is encoded by the coding sequence ATGGCCTACAACATCGTCGTGATCGCCGGCAGCCTGCGCAAGGACAGCTTCTCGCTGAAGATCGCCAACGCCCTCGCAAAGCTCGCGCCGGCATCCCTCAAGCTCGAGGTCGTCACCCTCGGGGGGATCTCGTTCTTCAACCAGGACCTCGAGGGCGCACCGCCCGCGGACTGGCTTGCCTTCCGCGAAAAACTCCAGAAGTCGGACGGTGTCATCTTCGTGACCCCCGAATACAACCGCGCGATCCCGGGCGTCCTCAAGAACGCCATCGACGTCGCCTCGCGCCCCTATGGCAAGAGCTCGTTCAACGGCAAGCCGGTTGGCATCGTCTCGAATTCGCCGGGCCCGCTCGGCGGCGTCAGCGCGGCCAAGACGCTCCAGAACATCCTGCCGGGCATCGCCGGCCCGATCATGCAGCAGCCGGAGATCTACCTGAATGCGGTCGGTGACGCCTTCGATGCGGAGGGGACCCTGACCAAGGAATCTCTGAAGCCCGTGCTCCAGGCCTATATCGACGCGTTCGCCGCGCACGTGGCGAAGCATCACGGCTGA